Genomic DNA from Desulfonatronum sp. SC1:
GCTCGCCGATTCCCGCGCCGCCCTGGATGCGCGTAATTTCCGTAATGATCAGCCCGACGCCGCCTTTTGCGCGGGCCTCGTAAAAAGCAATGATGTCATCTGTCACCCCGCCGTTCGGCGCGCCCAGGTTCGCCCCCATGGCAGGCATCACAACCCGGTTGGCGAGTGTCAGCCGTCCGATTGTGGCTTCCTGTTGCAGTCGTTTGTACATTCCAATCTCCCTTTGTGCATGAAGTTGCATTCAGGCTGAATGCGTCCCCAAAAACCGTACACCCTGAGAAAATGTCTCAGGTTTTTGACCTGTTTTTGGCGCACCAGTTGACGAATTTCACGATGTCCCGGCTGCGCCGGACGCCCAGCTTCTCCCGGATGATCTGCAGGGAGTAGGTGATGCCGGAAACGGTGGTGTGCATCAGCTCGGCGATTTCCTTGGAGGTCTTGCCGGCCACAAGGTATTGGGAGATCGCGTATTCCCTGGAGGTCAGCAGCGTGGTCATGCGGCTTTTGAGCATCCGGTTGCGTATCTCGGTCCACCCGGTGAAGGCTTCCTTCCATCCCCTGATGATTTCCGTGCGAACCCATGGGAAACGCTCACGGGCAACCTCCTCGAACACCCCCCGCATCGTACCCAGATGCTCGGAAAAGGGCGCGACAAGGCCGTAGGGGAGCGCGTGGTCAAGCGCCTGCTCGATCAGTTCCCGGGCGCGTTGCCTGTCGCCCATTGCCACGCAGGCGCTGACGCGCATGATCCGCAGATAGAGCTCCGCTATGGTGAAACCCTGCTCCGGGACCAATGCCAGTACGGTTTCCGTCACTCCGAGCATGCGTTCCTGCTGGCGGGTGTTGTTCAGGTACAGGGCGTACAGGTAGAGCGCGAACGGCCTGACGTCCTCGGAAAAGCGCAGCACATCACCGTCTTTCAACCATTCCGGGAAGTGGTCCGGCGCATACACACCGGCGTAAACCACGGCTTCGGCAAGGTCGATGCAGTTTTGCGCGGACGGGCAGCCCGCGTACTCTTGACGCCGGGCCTCCAGGGCATCCATGCCCCGGCGCAGGGCGTTTTCGTCTCCCTTGCGGATGGCGGCGATATTGCCCATGTGGATGCCGGTCAGGCGGAACGGGCTGGTTTCCGGCATTTGAGCGATCAGTTCCAGGCTCTTTTGGGTTTCCCCCCGAAGGAAGGCCAGTTCCGCGTAAAACTCGCGCCGGTGCTCAACGTCAGGCAGACCCGCGGCGATTATCTCCACGCTTCGACCGTCAAAGCGCGGATTGTCCAAAAGAAACAGGCCGGGGTAGAGCGGTTCGGGCTGCGTTGTTTCAAAGTTCCCGCGGCTGTCGAGAGGCTTGTGGGCGTTTGCGGGGATCATCCACGCGCGTCCGTATTTTTTCGCGCCCGCAATTTTCCCCGATGCGCAATACCGCTGCACCACGCGGGGATCGACGCCCCATCGCGCCGCTGCTTTGGTTACGGAAATCCAATCCATGCGCGGACTCCTCGGCCTCGGATATTCTTGTTGTTCGGAATAGTATAATGGGTGAATCGGTGCTTATGACATCGTCCCAAAAGTGAGTGCTTTGAGAGCGAGCATACCGCATCCCGGAGAAAAAACACTGAGTTTTTTGGGGGTATTTTCAGAGGTTTTTGAACGGTTTTCCAGCGTCCGAGAGGCTGAATTCCGCGTTCCTTCGGCTCCAGGTGATGTCTGGTCAGTCTGGAAAAAACTTTGATAACAGTGTATTGCGAGTTGAAAGCGCGTCACGTGCTGGTTCTGACGCGCCGCGAAAATGGCTGTCGGATAAGCGACAGAAAGGGGAGGAGGGGGGGGAGAGAGGGCTGAGGGATGAGACCTGAGACCAGAGGGGTGAAGAGAGGGGAGAAGGGTGAGAAGGGAAATGCCGGGATGCTGGGATGAAAAGATGGTGGGAAAGTGTAAGATAATGCTGGGATGTGTGGGGGGGCGGCGGCTTTCAGGCTTGGCCTTCTCAGGTTTTCGGACTGTTTTCAGCGCACCAGTTGACGTATTTGGGGATATCGCGGCTGCGCTTGACGCCCAGCTTCTCCCGGATGACCCGCAGGGAGTAGTTCACGCCGGCAAGGGTGGTGTTCATCAGCTTGGCGATCTCCTTGCAGCTCTTGCCGTCCACGAGGTATTGGGAAATCGCGTATTCCCTGGAGGTCAGCAGCGTGGTCATGTCGCTTCTGAGAATGCGGTTGTGTATCTCGGTCCATCCGTTAAAGACTTCCTTCCACCCTTTGATGATCTGTTTATGAGCCCGCGGGAAACGCTCGCGGGACACCTCTTCGAGCACTCCCCGCATCGTGCCCAGATGCTCGGAAAAGGGCGCGAGCAGACCGTACGGGAGCGCGAGTTCAAGCGTCTGTTCGATTACGCGACAGAGACGTGGCGACCAAAGGGCCTGGGAGGTTTCCCCGTGTCCGGCAGGTATCGACCATCCAAAATGCCGCATGCGGAAACAACGAAAAACCCGGTATCACGGCGACGGGGGCTCTTGATACCGGGCAGATGAGCTTCGACGACCGCCGAAGCGTTTTAGACGCCTCAGGTGCCTCCAAAACCCACGGTGACCTTGCCATTGATCAAGATCACCGGGACTTTGCGTTGGCCCTGGCTGTGCGTGAGCATTTCCTCCATCCGGCCGGGATCCGTCTTCACGTCGTGATAAACATGACCCGGATGCGCCTCACGGGCGTTGGTGGTGTAGGGTCAGCCTTGTTTGCCGTAGATAATCGTCTGACTCATACCGACCTCCTGAGAAAAGAGTGTGATGGGAAAGCCAAGGTTTGCCATCCCTGATCTTCCCGAGTCAACGCCATTTCCCGATTTCTGGGAAAGCTAACAGGAAAATTCTCCATTCTCATAAATCACCCGGCTTTTTCCCGACCGCAACCGGGCCGTAACGACCTTGGGGCGGGTGTTGACCAGATCCCAGTGCAGGGCGGACTCGTTGAACCCGAGGTCGCGCTTGCGGCGCTTGTCCAGGTCCGCGGCTTTGCCGGAAAAGGATTCCACGTAGGACGATCCCAGGGCCAGGTGGCAGTTGCCGTGTTCACCGCCGTAGTTCTCGTCGAACAGGGTGTTGGCCATAAAGGCATTAATGCGGGAGAAGCGCTTGTCGGTCAGGGAAAACTCGCCCACCTGGGCTGCTCCCGGGTCCATGGCCACCTGGGAACGCAGGAACGCCTCGCCCTGTTCCGCCTGGGCGCAAGTCACCCTGCCGTCCGTGAATTCCAGGCGTACTCCGGAAACCAGGTTCCCGTTGCGGTACGAAAGCTGATCAGCGACGTACACCCCGCGGACCCCTCGCCAGTCCGGAGAGAGAAAAATCTCAAAGCTGGGGATGTTGTGGCCGGACAGTCCAACCCATTTGCGTTGCTCGCCGAGGGAGACTTCCAGGTCCATGCCTTCGGATTCCACCCGGAGCGTCTTTGGATTCATTTTGTTCAGCCAGCGCTTGATCCGACCGACCGCGTCGAAGACTTCCCGCCAGGCGGCCACGGCATCGTCGGCGTCCAGGTAGCAAGCGTTCACGATCTGCCCGGTGTAGGCGTCCAGGTCCATGCCCGCGGCCTGGGCCATCGCCTGGGTGGGCAGCATGGCCAGGGTCCAACCGAACAGCTTTCTGTGCTCCCGCGCATCCAGGATGTCCCGCAGCGGCTTGCGGGCCAGGGTGGCCAGGCTGATCCGTTCCGGGTGGACGTCCCGCAGGTGGGTCAGGGATTCCGGCGCGCGGAGGTGAATCGCGCCGTGCAGGGCTCCCAAAAGTTCCTTGGTCCCCGGAGGGTGAAACGTGAGTTGTTTATCCTCGCCCAGGGCGTAGAAGTCGTGCTCCATGCGCACCGTGGGATTCCAGCGCACTACGGGTTGCAGCGAGCGACGCAGCAGCAGCGCGTATATTTTCTCGGCCAGAGCCGAAGCCGCGGGATCGGATTGCAGCAGGACGATATTGCCCTTGCGCGGCTTGCGCCCCCTGGCAGTGTCCAGAGCCCAGATCATGACCTGGGCATAGGCGTCCAGGTGTTTTTCCGTCAACATCCCTCAATGTCTCCTGTGTTGGTGGTGGTCTGTTTGATAAACGTTCTCGACGCGTTTTTCAAAGGGTACGGATAGGCCCTCGCCGGAGGTTTGGCAATCCGTTGTTTGTCTGTTGGCCGTTAGCCCGCCGGTCGTTCGTAGGCCCAACTTCCCTGAAGCGGAACGGGCAATGATTGACGCTCCCGCGAAAACAGTCCAAAAAAACCCTTTCTCAATCCCGTAACCTCATCTCAGGAGGATGCCCATGGCCGCCAGCCACCCGGAAACCCTTTTCCCCTCGGCGCAAAACGACGTCGCAAGAGCCCAACAGCAGCCCTCCACGCCGCAGACCGAATCCGCGGCCTATCGTCTGGCATTTCTGGACAACGATTTTATCCTGCAAGACGAACTGCGCCCGGTTCGCCTCCAGTTGGAACTGCTCAAGCCTGAAATGCTGATGCGGGATAATCGGATTGAGTCCACGGTGGTGGTCTTTGGAAGTGCCAGGCTGCTCGATGCCGAAACCGCTCAGGCCCGGCTGGACGAGGCCTTGGCCGCCGTTGGGGACCAGCCCGACGGCCCCGAAGACACAGGTGCAACGGCCCGACTCCAGGCCGCCATAAGCGCGCTGGAGCACAGCCGCTATTACGAGGAAGCCCGCAAGCTTTCCCGGATCATATCGGAAAATTGCCAGTGCGACGAGAAGAAAACCCATGTGGTGATCACCGGCGGCGGTCCGGGAATCATGGAGGCGGCCAACCGCGGCGCGGCCGAAGTCCAGGCCAAGAGCATCGGCCTGAACATCGTCCTGCCTCACGAGCAGGCCCCCAACATGTATATCACTCCGGAACTCAGCTTCCAGTTCCACTACTTCGCCATCCGTAAGATGCACTTCCTGATCCGCGCACGGGCTCTGGTGATTTTTCCCGGCGGGTTCGGCACCCTGGACGAACTGTTCGACGCCCTGACCCTGATCCAGACCGGAAAGATCGCCCCCATGCCGGTTTTGCTCTTCGGCTCCCAATTCTGGAAAAAGGTCATCAACTTCGGGGCTCTGGTGGAAGCCGGGACCATCTCGTCCCATGACCTGGACCTGTTCGAATTCGTGGAAACCGCCGATGAGGCCTGGGACCGGATCGCGGCTTTCGACAATCTGGAGCGCAAGCGCTGAGCCTGGAAATGAGGTCAACCATTTTTTCGCTTGGCACCCAGCCCCAGCACCGAGACGGCTTGGGCGGGGTCGATCCGAAAGGGCGAACCAATGCCTTGGAAAAAACCGTGCCGTTCGATCAGGTGCAGGGCCAAGGGGGTGATGACGAGAGTTTCGGCTCCATCCTCGCGAAAAACCCGGACCTGGTGCTTGGCGAATGTTCCCTCGCCTGGAAACGGCGAGGGAACTCGTCCCCGGCACTCCAGGCATTCCGCGATACTCGCCGTGCCCGCCCGCACCGGATCTCCGCCGGCTTTCAACGCCCGTTCGTAAATCTCTCGCAGCTCTTGAACAAGCTGCTCCCGACTCACCCCCAGGCGATCCAGGGTTCGTGCGTCGTCGGCCAGGATATCCTCGAAGTCCCGGGCATCCTCGCCGAGAAATCCCAGGGCTGAAAAACGCGATGGCCCGAGGTGGGAGTACATTTGCGCTTCCAAAGGCGCCCGTCGCGGCATGTTCCTGCTCCTTGGCATTTGATGAGTGTATGTCGATCACGCCTGTTCGTGCGGTCGTAGCGCAATCGTTTGATCGGTGACAAGTTGTTCGTGGGCGGAAAAAAAATCGTGGACATCTTGAAAGAGATTATATATGGCAAACCGAATTGTTTACGACGAATACACGGCTGGCGTTTTTTCCCTTGGTTTCTTGCAATGGCGGCGGCTTTGGGCTAGAGGCCGACCTAGGAAGGTTTATATAGGGCTGTCAACAGGACAGGTTGTTTTCTCACCATTACCCATTTAGTGCAAAAGGAGAGAGCGTTATGACAAAGGCGGATCTGGTATCGAAAGTAGCCGGCAAGGCGGGAATGACCAAGGCGAGCGCGGAGAGCGCCCTTAATGCTTTTATTGATTCCGTTGAGGAAATTCTTTCAGCCAACGGAAAGCTGACCTTGACCGGCTTCGGCACCTTCGAGGTTCAGCAACGCCAGGAGCGCACGGGTCGCAATCCCCGGACTGGCCAGGAAATCAAGATTCCGGCCAGCAAGGTCGTCAAGTTTCGCCCCGGCAAGTTGCTCAAGGACGCCGTCAACTAACTTTTGCACAGGAGTGAATGATGCTTCCCGGAGAAACCATTCAAAGTTTTTTGCCTCAGGACATTCCCTGGTGGATGCCTGACCACGCCATTTTTATGGGCGCCTTTTACCTGGCGCTGATTCTCATCGGTTCCGGCGTCGGCTACGTCGTGATGAAGTCTATCAAGGATACCCTTAGCGACGACGAACACGGCCACGGCCATTAGCCTGTCCTTATTTTTTCCTTTAAACCGGACACCTTCTTTGGGAGGATGTCCGGTTTTTTTTCTTAGCCATTTGTAACTACTCAACACACGTTGTGTGCTCTTCCTGCTGCCATCGGAGTCGGGGTCGGGATCGGAGTCGGAATCGAAATTGAAACAGGAAACAATCAGAACGCATCCCAACGTTTTCGATCCCGATTCCGACCCCGACCCCGGCAACGCTATTAACTCTGTGCTGAGTAGTTACAGCCACTTTATCGAACCAACCTTGAACCCGTTACAGGCACTTCGGACGAACCATGAGCACTGACGATAAAAAAATAATCTATTCCATGCACAGGGTCAGCAAGTATTACGATAAAAAGCCGATCCTGAAGGACATTTCCCTTTCCTATTTTTACGGGGCGAAAATCGGCGTCCTGGGGATGAACGGCTCCGGAAAGAGCACGCTGCTGAAAATCCTGGCCGGAGTGGACCAGGACTTCCAGGGTTCGACCTCCCTGGCCCCGGGGCACACCATCGGATACCTGGAACAGGAGCCGCTGGCCAATGAAACGCGCACGG
This window encodes:
- the uxx1 gene encoding UXX-star selenoprotein family 1, translating into MSQTIIYGKQGUPYTTNAREAHPGHVYHDVKTDPGRMEEMLTHSQGQRKVPVILINGKVTVGFGGT
- a CDS encoding helix-turn-helix transcriptional regulator, which gives rise to MPETSPFRLTGIHMGNIAAIRKGDENALRRGMDALEARRQEYAGCPSAQNCIDLAEAVVYAGVYAPDHFPEWLKDGDVLRFSEDVRPFALYLYALYLNNTRQQERMLGVTETVLALVPEQGFTIAELYLRIMRVSACVAMGDRQRARELIEQALDHALPYGLVAPFSEHLGTMRGVFEEVARERFPWVRTEIIRGWKEAFTGWTEIRNRMLKSRMTTLLTSREYAISQYLVAGKTSKEIAELMHTTVSGITYSLQIIREKLGVRRSRDIVKFVNWCAKNRSKT
- a CDS encoding aminopeptidase; the encoded protein is MLTEKHLDAYAQVMIWALDTARGRKPRKGNIVLLQSDPAASALAEKIYALLLRRSLQPVVRWNPTVRMEHDFYALGEDKQLTFHPPGTKELLGALHGAIHLRAPESLTHLRDVHPERISLATLARKPLRDILDAREHRKLFGWTLAMLPTQAMAQAAGMDLDAYTGQIVNACYLDADDAVAAWREVFDAVGRIKRWLNKMNPKTLRVESEGMDLEVSLGEQRKWVGLSGHNIPSFEIFLSPDWRGVRGVYVADQLSYRNGNLVSGVRLEFTDGRVTCAQAEQGEAFLRSQVAMDPGAAQVGEFSLTDKRFSRINAFMANTLFDENYGGEHGNCHLALGSSYVESFSGKAADLDKRRKRDLGFNESALHWDLVNTRPKVVTARLRSGKSRVIYENGEFSC
- a CDS encoding HU family DNA-binding protein gives rise to the protein MTKADLVSKVAGKAGMTKASAESALNAFIDSVEEILSANGKLTLTGFGTFEVQQRQERTGRNPRTGQEIKIPASKVVKFRPGKLLKDAVN
- a CDS encoding LuxR C-terminal-related transcriptional regulator, whose product is MRHFGWSIPAGHGETSQALWSPRLCRVIEQTLELALPYGLLAPFSEHLGTMRGVLEEVSRERFPRAHKQIIKGWKEVFNGWTEIHNRILRSDMTTLLTSREYAISQYLVDGKSCKEIAKLMNTTLAGVNYSLRVIREKLGVKRSRDIPKYVNWCAENSPKT
- a CDS encoding TIGR00730 family Rossman fold protein, with protein sequence MAASHPETLFPSAQNDVARAQQQPSTPQTESAAYRLAFLDNDFILQDELRPVRLQLELLKPEMLMRDNRIESTVVVFGSARLLDAETAQARLDEALAAVGDQPDGPEDTGATARLQAAISALEHSRYYEEARKLSRIISENCQCDEKKTHVVITGGGPGIMEAANRGAAEVQAKSIGLNIVLPHEQAPNMYITPELSFQFHYFAIRKMHFLIRARALVIFPGGFGTLDELFDALTLIQTGKIAPMPVLLFGSQFWKKVINFGALVEAGTISSHDLDLFEFVETADEAWDRIAAFDNLERKR